A section of the Bacteroidota bacterium genome encodes:
- a CDS encoding ABC transporter ATP-binding protein: MAILEIKNLKKYFKEQKAVDDISLSIEKGSIFGLLGPNGAGKTTLIRMITGIFYPDEGQITFDGRKFDPVNDVIHIGYMPEERGLYKKMKIGEQAMYLAQLKGMSKKEAFEKIKEWFLKFEMQSWWNKKVEDLSKGMSQKLQFVTTVLHEPKLIILDEPFSGLDPVNSNLIKDEIYKLAQKGSTIIFSTHRMEQVEEICSHIVLVNKGKKILDGTVKQVKQDFKEHLFKINFQNQLMPEHLAIHLFDVKHQTENELVIKLHKEYSNNDVLQYFIHKGLVIESFNEILPSLNEIFIRQVEGTPLSRQFSPITA; the protein is encoded by the coding sequence ATGGCCATACTTGAAATTAAGAACCTTAAAAAGTATTTTAAGGAACAAAAAGCAGTTGACGATATCAGCCTTTCCATTGAGAAAGGAAGCATATTTGGATTGCTGGGCCCGAATGGAGCCGGTAAAACAACATTGATAAGAATGATCACTGGCATTTTTTATCCGGATGAAGGACAGATAACCTTTGATGGCAGAAAATTTGACCCGGTGAATGATGTAATTCATATTGGTTATATGCCTGAGGAAAGAGGGCTCTATAAAAAAATGAAGATTGGTGAGCAGGCCATGTACCTGGCCCAGCTAAAAGGAATGAGTAAAAAAGAAGCATTTGAAAAAATAAAAGAGTGGTTCCTGAAATTTGAAATGCAAAGCTGGTGGAATAAGAAAGTTGAAGATCTTTCAAAAGGCATGAGCCAGAAGCTGCAGTTTGTAACTACCGTTTTACATGAACCTAAACTGATCATACTCGATGAACCGTTTAGTGGACTTGACCCGGTAAATTCTAATCTTATTAAAGATGAAATTTATAAACTGGCGCAAAAAGGCTCAACCATTATCTTCAGTACACACCGGATGGAACAAGTAGAAGAAATCTGCAGTCATATTGTGCTGGTGAATAAAGGAAAGAAAATACTCGACGGAACTGTAAAGCAGGTAAAACAGGATTTTAAAGAACATTTATTTAAAATCAATTTCCAAAACCAGCTGATGCCCGAGCACCTGGCCATTCATCTTTTCGATGTAAAGCACCAAACGGAAAATGAACTGGTTATTAAACTGCATAAAGAGTATTCGAACAATGATGTGCTGCAGTATTTCATTCATAAAGGATTAGTGATAGAATCATTTAATGAAATACTTCCTTCCCTGAATGAAATATTTATCCGGCAGGTAGAAGGCACACCACTCAGCCGTCAATTTTCACCAATAACCGCTTAA